Proteins co-encoded in one Ooceraea biroi isolate clonal line C1 chromosome 9, Obir_v5.4, whole genome shotgun sequence genomic window:
- the LOC105276191 gene encoding THO complex subunit 2 isoform X4, protein MASKVWHAELWKSWDKHGRNDFFKLFKHKFKEGNAPEWRRGLYELISNGVHGNIKKDSVVQTLGELTNFDSAVPSVIVDIFTLIDAETHNEERNNFYYIVKESEKFLTDRILKERLEIETLQDVGTLKNKNFQSKFIKVKTKLYYKQRKFNLFREESEGYSKLIVELNQERLDSEVASTLEIVKSLIGYFNLDPNRVLDILLETFENRSQDDALFIPLIRSYMSDQQVLCEVLGFKYCSTINATPFSLQKVTALMLQHGVIKLDDILPWLVPDDKTIISDHEQAMKQAKEYVRKLSVISTKDKEDVEEKDNQQDKYASNQKFGLCEALLEIGAWEVAQSLFNRLPEYCLADQRPIALALCKMIQALVEPVYRKHCIVSPKLPGRKVPPLKSSLAPPLMHNLEDIHNHLLPMLIVLGPNLHHDPILMYKVMRLCHTVIKHCPLDASKQPLNKNCNLYYDVLTILDVALLPSLSFMDCNCCVAEEMWNILKYYPYQNRYCLYARWKNDTPLQHAALLRKRADAQKKIKSIMKRVSKETIKPVGRSIGKLTHSSPGVLFDYVLIQIQLYDNLIGPVVDSLKYLTNISYDVLGYCLVEALAGADRDRFKHDGTSISLWLQSLASFCGAIFKKYNIELTGLLQYVANQLKAQKSLDLLILKEIVQKMAGIEAAEEMTSDQLDAMAGGDLLKNEAGYFSQVRNTKKSSQRLKEALAEHDLAVALCLLMAQQKHCVVYRETDKSHLKLVGKLYDQCQDTLVQFGTFLGSTMTVDEYVERLPSIHSMLQDNHIHADVAFFLARPMFAHAINIKYDALRKADPNYKKMSTSIKQLKYAEAAQTVMAPVAQSVRPLHPLKVWEDISPQFLVTFWSLSMYDLYVPVESYQREINKLKQLAAQTADSKDMNVSKGKKEQERYTTLIEKLQDEKRKQDEHVEKVFAYLRQEKDTWFLSRSAKSAKNETITQFLQLCLFPRCTFTTVDAMYCAKFVHTIHSLKTANFSTLLCYDRLFCDITYSVTSCTENEANRYGRFLCAMLETVMRWHSEKAIFDKECSNYPGFVTKFRVSNQFSEANDMVGFENYRHVCHKWHYKITKAIVVCLDSKDYVQIRNSLIILIKILPHFPVLAKLSQILERKVEKVREEERGQRQDLHVLATSYSGQLKAKTPSMIRESDFHHVGDKTGKTQDTTNNDSNEKVSNGVAAKEINNGDTRPEKENKEQREKRSSSNQTHHNINSLNSESSEKIRKKEDAKDVSETKEKYVKKEEVKDDEGLDKKDRKYYKEEHYYSGSVDNLDRDLSSVSNSSASSGPTQEGPDRDAKRRKVESTPKEGRRAEAVLDKKERSSKGKTRDEQKELRREKKQGRKRDRTEESVATTEQKRRKDDERAKGAHQNGDIPEHREKHHYNKEKSPYAKDRPHEREGRESRDKHRRSSDPKRR, encoded by the exons ATGGCCAGCAAAGTATGGCATGCAGAATTATGGAAGTCATGGGATAAGCATGGAAGAAACGATTT CTTCAAGCTATTCAAGCACAAATTTAAGGAAGGCAACGCACCAG AATGGAGACGAGGGTTATACGAGTTAATATCAAATGGGGTCCATGGGAACATAAAAAAGGACAGTGTGGTTCAGACATTAGGTGAACTGACG aattttgATAGTGCAGTACCATCGGTAATAGTAGACATATTTACGTTGATTGATGCAGAAACTCAtaatgaagaaagaaacaacTTTTACTACATTGTAAAAGAATCAGAGAAG TTTTTGACAGATAGAATATTGAAAGAACGTCTAGAGATTGAAACTTTGCAAGATGTGGGGACACTGAAGAACAAAAATTTCCAATCGAAATTCATAAAAGTGAAAACGAAGTTGTA ttacAAGCAGAGGAAATTTAATCTATTTCGCGAAGAAAGCGAGGGCTATTCTAAGCTTATTGTGGAATTAAATCAAGAACGTCTGGACAGCGAAGTGGCTTCGACGTTGGAAATAGTTAAATCTCTTATCG GCTATTTCAATCTTGATCCTAATAGAGTCCTCGACATTTTGCTGGAAACCTTTGAAAATCGATCGCAAGATGATGCTCTGTTTATTCCCTTAATACGCTCATATATGAGCGATCAGCAGGTTCTTTGCGAGGTCTTAGGTTTCAAATACTGCTCCACTATCAACGCTACGCCGTTCTCGCTGCAAAAGGTTACCGCGCTTATGCTACAGCATGGCGTGATTAAATTGGACGATATATTACCTTGGCTAGTGCCAGATGACAAAACAATCATATCGGACCATGAGCAGGCGATGAAGCAAGCCAAGGAGTACGTGCGGAAATTGAGCGTTATCTCAACGAAGGATAAGGAGGACGTGGAAGAGAAGGATAATCAACAA gaCAAATATGCAAGCAATCAAAAATTTGGATTATGCGAAGCCCTTCTGGAAATTGGAGCTTGGGAGGTGGCGCAAAGCTTATTCAATCGTTTGCCGGAATATTGTCTTGCGGATCAGCGTCCCATAGCTTTAGCGTTATGCAAAATGATCCAGGCTCTCGTCGAACCTGTGTACAGAAA GCACTGTATCGTTTCCCCAAAATTGCCGGGCCGTAAAGTGCCTCCGTTGAAAAGCTCCCTCGCGCCGCCATTGATGCACAATCTGGAGGATATTCACAATCATTTGTTACCAATGCTGATTGTGCTCGGTCCGAATCTGCATCACGATCCCATTCTGATGTATAAAGTGATGAGGCTGTGTCACACCGTTATCAAGCACTGTCCGCTCGACGCGAGCAAGCAGCCGTTGAACAAGAACTGCAACCTGTACTACGACGTGCTGACGATTCTTGACGTCGCGCTGCTGCCCTCACTCTCCTTCATGGACTGTAACTGCTGCGTCGCCGAGGAAATGTGGAACATCCTCAAGTACTACCCTTATCAGAACCGTTACTGTCTGTACGCGCGCTGGAAGAACGACACGCCGCTGCAGCACGCCGCGCTGCTGCGGAAACGCGCGGATGCCCAGAAGAAAATCAAGTCGATCATGAAACGCGTGAGCAAGGAGACGATCAAGCCGGTCGGCCGTTCTATAGGCAAGCTTACGCATTCTTCGCCAGGTGTGCTGTTTGATTATGTCCTTATACAGATTCAACTGTATGACAACCTCATAG GACCCGTAGTAGACTCCttaaaatatttgacaaaCATTTCGTACGACGTATTAGGATATTGTCTTGTGGAGGCACTAGCAGGTGCTGACAGAGATAGATTTAAGCACGACGGCACCAGTATATCCTTGTGGCTGCAATCTCTAGCATCTTTCTGCGGAGCGATATTTAAGAAGTATAACATCGAATTAACAGGGTTGTTACAGTACGTAGCAAATCAACTTAAAGCTCAAAAGAG CCTAgatctattaatattaaaagaaatagtaCAAAAGATGGCTGGCATCGAAGCAGCCGAGGAAATGACGTCCGATCAGTTGGACGCAATGGCAGGCGGAGATCTGTTAAAAAATGag GCCGGTTACTTCAGTCAAGTTCGCAACACAAAGAAATCCTCGCAGCGTTTAAAAGAAGCTCTCGCCGAGCACGATCTCGCGGTCGCTTTGTGTTTGCTGATGGCGCAACAAAAGCATTGCGTCGTTTACAGGGAAACGGATAAATCTCATCTGAAACTTGTCG GCAAGTTGTACGATCAGTGCCAAGATACGTTGGTACAATTTGGTACGTTCCTGGGGTCCACCATGACGGTGGATGAGTACGTGGAACGGTTGCCCTCGATTCACTCTATGCTCCAGGACAATCACATACACGCGGATGTTGCGTTTTTCCTGGCGAGGCCGATGTTCGCGCACGCCATAAAT ATAAAGTATGACGCCCTTCGTAAAGCTGATCCAAATTACAAGAAAATGTCCACGAGTATCAAACAATTAAAGTATGCAGAAGCCGCGCAAACCGTTATGGCACCCGTCGCCCAATCTGTCAGACCATTGCACCCTCTAAAAGTGTGGGAAGACATATCGCCACAATTCTTAGTCACCTTTTGGTCTTTGTCAATGTACGATTTGTATGTGCCAGTGGAAAGTTATCAAAGAGAAATCAATAAGCTGAAGCAGCTCGCGGCACAAACCGCCGATTCCAAAGATATG AACGTAAGTAAAGGGAAGAAGGAACAGGAGAGATATACTACTCTTATCGAGAAGCTGCAAgacgaaaaaagaaagcaaGACGAACACGTAGAGAAAGTGTTTGCGTACCTGAG ACAAGAAAAGGATACTTGGTTTTTGTCGCGTAGCGCCAAATCTGCGAAGAACGAGACGATAACGCAATTCTTACAGTTGTGTCTATTCCCGCGGTGTACATTCACAACTGTGGACGCTATGTACTGTGCGAAATTTGTACATACTATTCACTCCCTGAAGACTGCAAATTTTTCAACCCTGCTTTGTTACGATCGC CTTTTCTGTGATATTACATATTCAGTCACATCGTGCACCGAAAACGAAGCGAATCGATATGGCAGATTTTTGTGTGCCATGCTGGAGACTGTGATGAGATGGCATTCCGAGAAGGCCATATTTGATAAG GAATGCAGCAATTATCCTGGATTTGTAACCAAGTTTCGCGTAAGCAATCAGTTTTCCGAAGCAAACGATATGGTCGGATTTGAAAATTACAGACACGTATGTCACAAGTGGCACTACAAGATCACAAAG GCTATTGTGGTATGCCTAGATTCTAAAGATTATGTGCAGATAAGGAATTCcttgataatattaatcaagatATTGCCGCACTTTCCTGTCTTGGCAAAACTCTCGCAGATTCTTGAGAGGAAGGTGGAGAAGGTAAGAGAGGAAGAGCGTGGCCAGCGTCAGGACTTACACGTGCTTGCTACGTCGTATAGCGGCCAGCTGAAAGCCAAGACTCCCAGTATGATACGTGAATCCGACTTTCATCACGTGGGCGACAAG ACTGGAAAAACACAAGACACTACAAACAATGACTCGAACGAAAAGGTCAGTAACGGCGTTGCTGCAAAAGAGATTAATAACGGCGATACTCGCCCGGAAAAGGAGAATAAGGAGCAACGAGAAAAACGAAGCTCATCCAATCAGACGCATCA CAATATCAATTCTTTGAACAGCGAAAGCTCAGAAAAAATCCGGAAAAAAGAGGATGCTAAAGATGTGTcagaaacaaaagaaaaatacgtcAAGAAGGAAGAAGTAAAAGACGATGAAGGATTAGATAAAAAGGATCGCAAGTATTATAAG gaAGAGCACTATTACAGCGGTAGTGTAGATAATTTAGATCGAGATCTTTCAAGTGTCTCAAATAGTAGTGCTAGCTCAGGCCCCACGCAAGAAGGTCCTGACAGAG ATGCAAAGAGGAGAAAAGTAGAAAGCACCCCAAAG GAAGGAAGGCGTGCAGAAGCTGTTCTCGACAAGAAAGAACGTTCCAGCAAGGGAAAAACGCGTGACGAGCAAAAGGAACTTCGCAGAGAAAAGAAACAGGGGCGAAAGAGG GATCGAACTGAGGAATCTGTAGCAACCACCGAACAGAAACGGAGAAAAGATGACGAAAGAG CCAAAGGCGCACATCAGAACGGTGACATTCCTGAACACAGAGAGAAGCATCATTACAATAAG GAAAAATCTCCATATGCAAAGGATCGTCCGCATGAACGGGAAGGACGCGAAAGCCGTGATAAACA CAGAAGGAGTTCAGACCCGAAACGAAGATGA
- the LOC105276191 gene encoding THO complex subunit 2 isoform X5, translating into MASKVWHAELWKSWDKHGRNDFFKLFKHKFKEGNAPEWRRGLYELISNGVHGNIKKDSVVQTLGELTNFDSAVPSVIVDIFTLIDAETHNEERNNFYYIVKESEKFLTDRILKERLEIETLQDVGTLKNKNFQSKFIKVKTKLYYKQRKFNLFREESEGYSKLIVELNQERLDSEVASTLEIVKSLIGYFNLDPNRVLDILLETFENRSQDDALFIPLIRSYMSDQQVLCEVLGFKYCSTINATPFSLQKVTALMLQHGVIKLDDILPWLVPDDKTIISDHEQAMKQAKEYVRKLSVISTKDKEDVEEKDNQQDKYASNQKFGLCEALLEIGAWEVAQSLFNRLPEYCLADQRPIALALCKMIQALVEPVYRKHCIVSPKLPGRKVPPLKSSLAPPLMHNLEDIHNHLLPMLIVLGPNLHHDPILMYKVMRLCHTVIKHCPLDASKQPLNKNCNLYYDVLTILDVALLPSLSFMDCNCCVAEEMWNILKYYPYQNRYCLYARWKNDTPLQHAALLRKRADAQKKIKSIMKRVSKETIKPVGRSIGKLTHSSPGVLFDYVLIQIQLYDNLIGPVVDSLKYLTNISYDVLGYCLVEALAGADRDRFKHDGTSISLWLQSLASFCGAIFKKYNIELTGLLQYVANQLKAQKSLDLLILKEIVQKMAGIEAAEEMTSDQLDAMAGGDLLKNEAGYFSQVRNTKKSSQRLKEALAEHDLAVALCLLMAQQKHCVVYRETDKSHLKLVGKLYDQCQDTLVQFGTFLGSTMTVDEYVERLPSIHSMLQDNHIHADVAFFLARPMFAHAINIKYDALRKADPNYKKMSTSIKQLKYAEAAQTVMAPVAQSVRPLHPLKVWEDISPQFLVTFWSLSMYDLYVPVESYQREINKLKQLAAQTADSKDMNVSKGKKEQERYTTLIEKLQDEKRKQDEHVEKVFAYLRQEKDTWFLSRSAKSAKNETITQFLQLCLFPRCTFTTVDAMYCAKFVHTIHSLKTANFSTLLCYDRLFCDITYSVTSCTENEANRYGRFLCAMLETVMRWHSEKAIFDKECSNYPGFVTKFRVSNQFSEANDMVGFENYRHVCHKWHYKITKAIVVCLDSKDYVQIRNSLIILIKILPHFPVLAKLSQILERKVEKVREEERGQRQDLHVLATSYSGQLKAKTPSMIRESDFHHVGDKTGKTQDTTNNDSNEKVSNGVAAKEINNGDTRPEKENKEQREKRSSSNQTHHESSEKIRKKEDAKDVSETKEKYVKKEEVKDDEGLDKKDRKYYKEEHYYSGSVDNLDRDLSSVSNSSASSGPTQEGPDRDAKRRKVESTPKQEGRRAEAVLDKKERSSKGKTRDEQKELRREKKQGRKRQDRTEESVATTEQKRRKDDERAKGAHQNGDIPEHREKHHYNKEKSPYAKDRPHEREGRESRDKHRRSSDPKRR; encoded by the exons ATGGCCAGCAAAGTATGGCATGCAGAATTATGGAAGTCATGGGATAAGCATGGAAGAAACGATTT CTTCAAGCTATTCAAGCACAAATTTAAGGAAGGCAACGCACCAG AATGGAGACGAGGGTTATACGAGTTAATATCAAATGGGGTCCATGGGAACATAAAAAAGGACAGTGTGGTTCAGACATTAGGTGAACTGACG aattttgATAGTGCAGTACCATCGGTAATAGTAGACATATTTACGTTGATTGATGCAGAAACTCAtaatgaagaaagaaacaacTTTTACTACATTGTAAAAGAATCAGAGAAG TTTTTGACAGATAGAATATTGAAAGAACGTCTAGAGATTGAAACTTTGCAAGATGTGGGGACACTGAAGAACAAAAATTTCCAATCGAAATTCATAAAAGTGAAAACGAAGTTGTA ttacAAGCAGAGGAAATTTAATCTATTTCGCGAAGAAAGCGAGGGCTATTCTAAGCTTATTGTGGAATTAAATCAAGAACGTCTGGACAGCGAAGTGGCTTCGACGTTGGAAATAGTTAAATCTCTTATCG GCTATTTCAATCTTGATCCTAATAGAGTCCTCGACATTTTGCTGGAAACCTTTGAAAATCGATCGCAAGATGATGCTCTGTTTATTCCCTTAATACGCTCATATATGAGCGATCAGCAGGTTCTTTGCGAGGTCTTAGGTTTCAAATACTGCTCCACTATCAACGCTACGCCGTTCTCGCTGCAAAAGGTTACCGCGCTTATGCTACAGCATGGCGTGATTAAATTGGACGATATATTACCTTGGCTAGTGCCAGATGACAAAACAATCATATCGGACCATGAGCAGGCGATGAAGCAAGCCAAGGAGTACGTGCGGAAATTGAGCGTTATCTCAACGAAGGATAAGGAGGACGTGGAAGAGAAGGATAATCAACAA gaCAAATATGCAAGCAATCAAAAATTTGGATTATGCGAAGCCCTTCTGGAAATTGGAGCTTGGGAGGTGGCGCAAAGCTTATTCAATCGTTTGCCGGAATATTGTCTTGCGGATCAGCGTCCCATAGCTTTAGCGTTATGCAAAATGATCCAGGCTCTCGTCGAACCTGTGTACAGAAA GCACTGTATCGTTTCCCCAAAATTGCCGGGCCGTAAAGTGCCTCCGTTGAAAAGCTCCCTCGCGCCGCCATTGATGCACAATCTGGAGGATATTCACAATCATTTGTTACCAATGCTGATTGTGCTCGGTCCGAATCTGCATCACGATCCCATTCTGATGTATAAAGTGATGAGGCTGTGTCACACCGTTATCAAGCACTGTCCGCTCGACGCGAGCAAGCAGCCGTTGAACAAGAACTGCAACCTGTACTACGACGTGCTGACGATTCTTGACGTCGCGCTGCTGCCCTCACTCTCCTTCATGGACTGTAACTGCTGCGTCGCCGAGGAAATGTGGAACATCCTCAAGTACTACCCTTATCAGAACCGTTACTGTCTGTACGCGCGCTGGAAGAACGACACGCCGCTGCAGCACGCCGCGCTGCTGCGGAAACGCGCGGATGCCCAGAAGAAAATCAAGTCGATCATGAAACGCGTGAGCAAGGAGACGATCAAGCCGGTCGGCCGTTCTATAGGCAAGCTTACGCATTCTTCGCCAGGTGTGCTGTTTGATTATGTCCTTATACAGATTCAACTGTATGACAACCTCATAG GACCCGTAGTAGACTCCttaaaatatttgacaaaCATTTCGTACGACGTATTAGGATATTGTCTTGTGGAGGCACTAGCAGGTGCTGACAGAGATAGATTTAAGCACGACGGCACCAGTATATCCTTGTGGCTGCAATCTCTAGCATCTTTCTGCGGAGCGATATTTAAGAAGTATAACATCGAATTAACAGGGTTGTTACAGTACGTAGCAAATCAACTTAAAGCTCAAAAGAG CCTAgatctattaatattaaaagaaatagtaCAAAAGATGGCTGGCATCGAAGCAGCCGAGGAAATGACGTCCGATCAGTTGGACGCAATGGCAGGCGGAGATCTGTTAAAAAATGag GCCGGTTACTTCAGTCAAGTTCGCAACACAAAGAAATCCTCGCAGCGTTTAAAAGAAGCTCTCGCCGAGCACGATCTCGCGGTCGCTTTGTGTTTGCTGATGGCGCAACAAAAGCATTGCGTCGTTTACAGGGAAACGGATAAATCTCATCTGAAACTTGTCG GCAAGTTGTACGATCAGTGCCAAGATACGTTGGTACAATTTGGTACGTTCCTGGGGTCCACCATGACGGTGGATGAGTACGTGGAACGGTTGCCCTCGATTCACTCTATGCTCCAGGACAATCACATACACGCGGATGTTGCGTTTTTCCTGGCGAGGCCGATGTTCGCGCACGCCATAAAT ATAAAGTATGACGCCCTTCGTAAAGCTGATCCAAATTACAAGAAAATGTCCACGAGTATCAAACAATTAAAGTATGCAGAAGCCGCGCAAACCGTTATGGCACCCGTCGCCCAATCTGTCAGACCATTGCACCCTCTAAAAGTGTGGGAAGACATATCGCCACAATTCTTAGTCACCTTTTGGTCTTTGTCAATGTACGATTTGTATGTGCCAGTGGAAAGTTATCAAAGAGAAATCAATAAGCTGAAGCAGCTCGCGGCACAAACCGCCGATTCCAAAGATATG AACGTAAGTAAAGGGAAGAAGGAACAGGAGAGATATACTACTCTTATCGAGAAGCTGCAAgacgaaaaaagaaagcaaGACGAACACGTAGAGAAAGTGTTTGCGTACCTGAG ACAAGAAAAGGATACTTGGTTTTTGTCGCGTAGCGCCAAATCTGCGAAGAACGAGACGATAACGCAATTCTTACAGTTGTGTCTATTCCCGCGGTGTACATTCACAACTGTGGACGCTATGTACTGTGCGAAATTTGTACATACTATTCACTCCCTGAAGACTGCAAATTTTTCAACCCTGCTTTGTTACGATCGC CTTTTCTGTGATATTACATATTCAGTCACATCGTGCACCGAAAACGAAGCGAATCGATATGGCAGATTTTTGTGTGCCATGCTGGAGACTGTGATGAGATGGCATTCCGAGAAGGCCATATTTGATAAG GAATGCAGCAATTATCCTGGATTTGTAACCAAGTTTCGCGTAAGCAATCAGTTTTCCGAAGCAAACGATATGGTCGGATTTGAAAATTACAGACACGTATGTCACAAGTGGCACTACAAGATCACAAAG GCTATTGTGGTATGCCTAGATTCTAAAGATTATGTGCAGATAAGGAATTCcttgataatattaatcaagatATTGCCGCACTTTCCTGTCTTGGCAAAACTCTCGCAGATTCTTGAGAGGAAGGTGGAGAAGGTAAGAGAGGAAGAGCGTGGCCAGCGTCAGGACTTACACGTGCTTGCTACGTCGTATAGCGGCCAGCTGAAAGCCAAGACTCCCAGTATGATACGTGAATCCGACTTTCATCACGTGGGCGACAAG ACTGGAAAAACACAAGACACTACAAACAATGACTCGAACGAAAAGGTCAGTAACGGCGTTGCTGCAAAAGAGATTAATAACGGCGATACTCGCCCGGAAAAGGAGAATAAGGAGCAACGAGAAAAACGAAGCTCATCCAATCAGACGCATCA CGAAAGCTCAGAAAAAATCCGGAAAAAAGAGGATGCTAAAGATGTGTcagaaacaaaagaaaaatacgtcAAGAAGGAAGAAGTAAAAGACGATGAAGGATTAGATAAAAAGGATCGCAAGTATTATAAG gaAGAGCACTATTACAGCGGTAGTGTAGATAATTTAGATCGAGATCTTTCAAGTGTCTCAAATAGTAGTGCTAGCTCAGGCCCCACGCAAGAAGGTCCTGACAGAG ATGCAAAGAGGAGAAAAGTAGAAAGCACCCCAAAG CAGGAAGGAAGGCGTGCAGAAGCTGTTCTCGACAAGAAAGAACGTTCCAGCAAGGGAAAAACGCGTGACGAGCAAAAGGAACTTCGCAGAGAAAAGAAACAGGGGCGAAAGAGG cagGATCGAACTGAGGAATCTGTAGCAACCACCGAACAGAAACGGAGAAAAGATGACGAAAGAG CCAAAGGCGCACATCAGAACGGTGACATTCCTGAACACAGAGAGAAGCATCATTACAATAAG GAAAAATCTCCATATGCAAAGGATCGTCCGCATGAACGGGAAGGACGCGAAAGCCGTGATAAACA CAGAAGGAGTTCAGACCCGAAACGAAGATGA